From a single Melospiza georgiana isolate bMelGeo1 chromosome 5, bMelGeo1.pri, whole genome shotgun sequence genomic region:
- the SFRP2 gene encoding secreted frizzled-related protein 2, which produces MQRRLCALLLLASQCMGSAAGLFPFGEPDFSYKRSNCKPIPAPMLLCRGIEYQSMRLPNLLGHETVQEVLEQASTWIPLVQKQCHPDTRKFLCSLFAPVCIDDLDEIIQPCHSLCQEVKESCAPVMSAFGFPWPDMLDCSRFPKDNDLCIPLASSDHILPVTREAPKVCDACKNKNEDDNDIVENLCKNDFALKIKVKEIAYINGDTKITPETKSKTIYKLNGLTERDLRKIVLWLKGGLQCTCDEMNDINVPYLVMGQKQAGELVITSLKRWQKGQRAFKRFSRSIRKLQC; this is translated from the exons ATGCAGCGCCGCCTCTgcgccctgctcctgctggcgTCCCAGTGCATGGGCTCGGCCGCCGGGCTCTTCCCCTTCGGGGAGCCCGACTTCTCCTACAAGCGCTCCAACTGCAAGCCCATCCCCGCCCCGATGCTGCTGTGCCGGGGCATCGAGTACCAGAGCATGCGGCTGCCCAACCTGCTGGGCCATGAGACGgtgcaggaggtgctggagcaggcgTCCACCTGGATCCCTCTGGTGCAGAAGCAGTGCCACCCCGACACCAGGAAGTTCCTCTGCTCCCTCTTTGCCCCCGTCTGCATCGACGACCTGGACGAGAtcatccagccctgccactcGCTGTGCCAGGAGGTGAAGGAGAGCTGCGCCCCGGTGATGTCCGCTTTCGGCTTCCCCTGGCCCGACATGCTGGACTGCAGCCGCTTCCCCAAGGACAACGACCTGTGCATCCCGCTGGCCAGCAGCGACCACATCCTGCCCGTCACCAGGGAAG CACCCAAGGTCTGTGACGcctgcaaaaacaaaaatgaagatGATAATGACATCGTGGAAAACCTCTGCAAAAACGACTTTG CCTTGAAGATAAAAGTGAAGGAGATTGCCTACATCAATGGGGATACCAAGATCACCCCTGAAACAAAGAGCAAAACCATCTACAAGCTGAATGGGCTGACAGAAAGAGATCTGAGGAAGATAGTGCTCTGGCTCAAAGGTGGCCTCCAGTGTACCTGTGATGAGATGAATGACATCAACGTCCCCTACTTGGTGATGGGGCAGAAGCAGGCTGGGGAACTGGTGATCACCTCGCTGAAGCGGTGGCAGAAGGGGCAGCGGGCTTTCAAGCGCTTCTCCCGCAGCATCCGCAAACTGCAGTGTTAG